The proteins below come from a single Tachypleus tridentatus isolate NWPU-2018 chromosome 13, ASM421037v1, whole genome shotgun sequence genomic window:
- the LOC143238592 gene encoding juvenile hormone acid O-methyltransferase-like, translating to MNSKPAQYCSSRSKTDVEWIDSRLSHYVSKMTESNWDIVLDFGCGAGNITKNILLSNCSAHTKIIAIDIQSAFVDFAKETFGHERIEYMVLDVIEKTPLHWAKRFDKVFAFFSHHYISDFRKLLKVFREILKPEGYVICLGIASAPTFSVWLELSTKEEWNKYLIGIEKYIPFTHTSKNYCSTYKEMAEECGFVPIVVTSCVETVTFDTEKQFMGFQECVLPEEIVKQIPLENFEKFLEDYKKVF from the exons ATGAATTCCAAACCAGCCCAGTATTGTTCCAGTAGATCTAAAACAGATGTTGAATGGATTGATTCAAGACTATCGCATTATGTCTCGAAAATGACTGAATCTAACTGGGATATTGTTTTAGACTTTGGTTGTGGCGCAGGGAACATcacaaaaaacatacttttatccAACTGTTCAGCCCATACTAAGATTATTGCTATTGATATTCAATCAGCATTTGTGGATTTCGCAAAGGAAACATTCGGTCATGAAAGGATTGAATATATGGTTTTGGATGTAATAGAGAA AACTCCCTTGCATTGGGCGAAGAGGTTTGACAAAGTTTTCGCTTTCTTTTCCCATCATTACATCAGTGATTTTAGAAAACTTCTAAAAGTATTTCGTGAGATACTAAAACCAGAAGGTTACGTTATCTGTCTTGGTATTGCCTCGGCTCCTACGTTTTCTGTTTGGTTAGAGTTGTCAACGAAAGAAGAGTGGAACAAGTATCTTATC GGGATAGAAAAGTATATTCCGTTTACCCATACCTCGAAAAATTATTGTAGTACATACAAAGAAATGGCAGAAGAATGTGGATTTGTCCCCATTGTTGTAACTTCATGTGTCGAAACTGTTACTTTTGATACAGAAAAACAATTCATGG GTTTCCAGGAATGTGTTTTGCCTGAAGAAATCGTCAAACAAATACCACTGGAAAATTTCGAGAAATTTTTGGAAGactataaaaaagttttttaa